One Microplitis mediator isolate UGA2020A chromosome 3, iyMicMedi2.1, whole genome shotgun sequence DNA segment encodes these proteins:
- the LOC130664867 gene encoding glycoprotein-N-acetylgalactosamine 3-beta-galactosyltransferase 1-like: MLSKSYLTQLSSPNSYIMVQQRIPGLNSHCGGRRFVLTLATGMIFGFFSACLLITATKDVPHMLSWMPGRSSLRDPHHYSELDNELGPNVEVNFHGNDEDFHKGEDKVAQEMAKKIRVLCWVMTNPKNHQTKARHVKATWGKRCNILLFMSSAEDLTLPTVVLSVKEGRDNLWAKTKEAFKYAYENYKDEADWFMKADDDTYVIVENLRYMLSSYDPSSPLYFGCRFKPFVKQGYMSGGAGYVLSKEGLKKFINDALPDNTKCRQDHGGAEDVEMGKCLENAGVKAMDTRDPHGRGRFFPFVPEHHLIPNHVDKSFWYWKYIYYDTKDGLDCCSDSAVSFHYVSPNMMYVLEYLIYHLRPYGITHKVQEIQTISPSVEPTITIIQS, encoded by the exons ATGCTTAGTAAAAGCTACCTCACACAGCTTAGTAGTCCTAATTCTTACATAATGGTTCAGCAAAGGATTCCTGGTTTAAata gtCACTGTGGTGGTCGACGTTTTGTATTGACATTAGCAACAGGAATGATATTTGGATTTTTCTCAGCGTGTCTTTTAATCACAGCAACCAAAGATGTGCCACATATGTTAAGTTGGATGCCAGGCAGGTCTAGTCTTAGAGATCCTCATCATTATTCAGAGCTTGATAATGAG TTAGGACCTAATGTAGAAGTTAATTTTCATGGAAATGATGAAGATTTTCACAAAGGTGAAGATAAAGTTGCTCAAGAAATGGCTAAAAAAATTCGGGTTTTATGTTGGGTAATGACTAATCCCAAAAATCATCAAACTAAAGCACGTCATGTTAAGGCAACGTGGGGTAAACGTTGtaatattcttttatttatgagTTCAGCAGAAG atttaacTTTACCAACTGTAGTTTTATCAGTAAAAGAAGGCCGTGATAATTTATGGGCTAAAACCAAAGAGGCGTTTAAATACgcttatgaaaattataaagacgAAGCCGACTGGTTTATGAAAGCTGATGATGATAC aTACGTGATAGTAGAAAATTTACGATACATGTTATCGTCGTACGATCCATCATCTCCGTTGTATTTTGGTTGCCGTTTCAAGCCATTTGTAAAACAAGGATACATGAGTGGTGGAGCTGGTTATGTACTTAGTAAAgaaggtttaaaaaaatttatcaacgatGCATTACCTGATAATACCAAGTGTCGTCAAGATCATGGTGGTGCTGAAGACGTTGAAATGGGTAAATGTTTAGAAAATGCTGGAGTAAAAGCCATGGACACACGAGATCCTCATGGAAGAGGAAGATTCTTTCCATTTGTACCAGAACATCATTTGATACCTAATCATGTTGACAAAAGTTTTTGGTAttggaaatatatatattatgacaCTAAAGATGGTTTAGATTGTTGCTCAGATAGTGCTGTGTCGTTTCACTACGTTTCGCCAAATATGATGTATGTGTTAGAGTACTTGATTTATCATTTAAGACCATACGGTATCACCCATAAGGTTCAAGAAATTCAGACAATATCACCGTCTGTGGAACCGACAATTACCATTATACAATCCTAG